Genomic window (Chryseobacterium bernardetii):
TTCTGAAAGTTCTTAATTCATCTACCGGAAAGAAGCTGAATCTTGCCAATGTAGAGTAGTATACAGGAGAAATATGCCCGTTTGATAGATAAAAATGATCTTCATTTTTGCCTTCCATTGTAAAAGGAAGATGATAGTTCATCACCTTTCCGTAAAGTGCTGTAAAGTATTCTGTACAACCTAAGCTTCCTCCCGGGTGTCCTGAATTTACAGCGTGAACCATTCTTAAAATGTCTCTTCTGATCTGTGTAGTAAGAGATTTTAACTCTTCGATACTTTTACTCATTATATCTGATTTATTTGCACGCGAATTTACAATTTTTTACCGGCTTATGGAAATGCAAAAATCCGGATATAGTACCCCGGATTGTATTTTATTTAATATTTTCCCGCTTTTAGCAGCCTTCATTGATGTAAACTGTAATTTCTGTGACAATATTATTAATAAATTTAAATGTTAACTGTGTTCCGGCATCATAGTCCTCAATATTGAAGTATCCAGCATCCTTAACACGTTTGCCTTTATCATCCACTTCCGGGCGGACACTGAATATGGGATAATTTTTGTAGGTATTGATAAGTTCATCCCGGGTACTTCCAACACCCATTCCGCTTTTTGTTCTGAATTTTTTACTGGTGGTTGTCATTCCTGTAATCGTAACAGCATCTGGTTTTGATTCTCCGCCATAACCCTGGAAAACCTCAATATTGATAACCTCTCCGTTGTATTTTACTCCATTCTTTTGCTCTCCATCAGAAATTTTCAGTTTAGTGCCGGCAATTTTTTCTGCCTCACTTTTTTCCATAAAAATCTTGAATGGCCCTATTCTTAAAGTAGATACTTCAAAATTTTCCTGGGCAGCCACGGATCCGAATGTTAATACAAGGATGAAAAGCGAAATAATTTTTTTCATAGTTAATAAAATATTTTTTTGAAATTTTTAAAGTCTTATTTTTTTCCTAGTGTTTTATTGATTGCATTTTTAATCATAGGTTCCATAATTGCATATCCTGCAGGAACCGGATGGATGCCATCCTTTGAAAGTCCTTCTCGCATTCCGCCTTTTGCATCACGCATTGCCGTATTATAATCTACAAATATGAATTTGTTGCTGCCTGCATATTGCTTTAATCTGTTATTCAGAGCGTCTACTTTTTGAGATACTTCGGTTATTTCTTTACGCCATGGAAATGCCGCTGCGGGTAACACGGAAGCAATGATTACTTTTATTCCATTATTTTGAGCAATATCAGCCATAGCTTTGATGTTGTTAAAAGTGAAATCAGGGTCATAAATGCCCGTATTCTGGGCAATATCATTGGTTCCTGCATTAATGACTAACAACTTTGGCTTTAAAGCGATAACATCACTCTGAAAACGCAGCAACATCTGTGATGTGGTTTGTCCGCTGATTCCTCTGCCTGTATAGTTGTTTTCAGAGAAAAATTCAGGATGGGTCTTTACCCAGCCTTCTGTAATGGAATTCCCCATAAAGACAACATCCACTTTTTTCTTTGAGCTTAAAATACTTGCATTGTCATCTTTGTATTTTGTAAGATTGGCAAAATCAACAGCACTCTGTGCATTTACAAACATACCGGCAAACAGGCAATAGGATAGAAAAACGAATAACTTCATTACTGATATTTTGTGGTTACTTAGATCAAACGATTTTTAAATACTGTTTATCCTTCACCAGCCACAGGCCGATGAATGTCAATAATCCATTAAGAACAATCAGTTCAACACCAATTCTGTAGTCTGTATAAGATGTTACTGCAGAATTGATTAAATAAGTGATGATAGGAGCTAAAATAGTTACTGTAAGGATCGAATATTTTTTTGAAATTTTGAACTTGGTGAAGATTCCGAAAGCAAAAAGTCCTAATAACGGTCCATACGTATATCCGGCAATTTCCATGATCAGGTAGACAATAGATTTGTCATTAAGAGCTTTGAATACCATGATCAGGATAAAGAACATCACCGTGAAAGTTAAATGTACTTTCATACGCAGGTTTTTCTTTTCTTTTTCAGTTTTGGTTTTATCCTCATTAAGATTTAATAAATCTACACAATATGAGCTTGTTACAGCCGTTAAAGCCCCGTCTGCAGAAGGGAATAATGCTGATATCAATCCAATGATAAAAATAACGGAGATCATCATAGGGAAATGGCCGTTAAGAGATAATGCAGGGAAAAGATCATCGCCCATGATATTGGTGATGTTTCCTGAAGCATCTTTGAAACCGAAGATATTGCTTACAGGATCTGTACCTGTTGTTCCATATTCTGCTCCATGTTGTAATGCAAAAAGATAAAGTAAACCACCTAAAAATAAGAAGGCAAGATTAACCAGCAGAAGAGTTCCCGCGAATGTAAGCATGTTTTTCTTTGAATTTTTAAGGTTATCTACAGAAATATTTTTCTGCATCATTTCCTGATCCAGCCCGGTCATGGCAATCGTAATGAAGATTCCACCCAGAATGGTTTTAAGGAAAAAAGTCTTGGAATTAGGATCGAAATTGATGAAATGGGTATAATTTTTCTGTTCCAGAATTGTATATGCTTCACCAAAAGACATATTAAGATTGGATAAAATATAAACAATACAGGCTACGAGACTGATAATCATGAAGGAAGTCTGTAAAGTATCTGTAATGACAATTGTTTTCACTCCGCCCTCAAAAGTATAGAGAAGTACCATCAGTAAAAGTACCATAGAGGTTACCCAAAACGGAACTCCTAATCCTTCAAGAAGGAAAATCTGAAGGACATTCACCACAAGGTATAACCTGGCTGTTGCCCCAATAGCTCTTGAAATAATAAAGAATATAGACCCGATTTTATGTGCTTCTACATTGAACCTTTTCCCCAGATACGTATAAATGGAAGTAAGATTCATCTTATAATACAATGGCAGAAGAATGGCAGCCACAATAAAGTATCCGATGAAGAAACCAATCACCATCATATAATATTCAAAACCTCCGTAAATATATTCTGATCCGGTCATTTTCCCGACGGTCCCCGGAACTGAAATAAAGGTAACTCCGCTTAAGCTGGTACCAATCATTCCGAATGCTACGAGCCACCATTTACTTTTTTTATTGCCGATAAAGAAGGACTGGTTGTCAGAATTCCGGCTGGTAAAATAAGAAATCACCAAAAGACCGATGAAATAGATAAAGACAAACAGCAAAAGGACAGTTCCTGGATTCATGCTTAGATTTTAAATTTTAGCAAATATATAAAAAAGAACCATCGTGAATCGTGAATTTAGTGCAGAGGCAGTTTTTATGTAATTATTCTGGGGAATTGACCTTAGCATGAGTCAAAGCCGGCCTGAAGCTGGGAGCTGGAAGCAGGAAGTTATGAAGCTCATATAAGCAATTATTCTCTCTGTTTTCATCATTTCTATTTTTAATAATAACGAATGGCAGATTCGCTTCATCAAATCGATTAAAAATCGATTCACTCTTAGCATCCTTAAAATGTAACAGCAAGCTTAATTAAAGCTTTGTGTTTAAGAAAAAACAGTCTGTAATCCCATCTCTGCTGAGTGCAACGCCCTTGCGAACGCTTTTTAGGAATTTAAATAAAACCCTTGTGAACTCAGCGTTAAAATAAAAAACACTAGCCAGTATAAATAAAAAACCTTCCAGATTTACTCTGAAAGGTCTGTATTGTAAGGGTGGAAGCAGTGATTAGTTCACCAAAACATCCTGCAATTCCTCACTCTTCTGGAAGCTGGCTTTCGCAAAAGGACACAACGGAATGATCTTCTTCCCGTTTTTTCTTGCAAAATCTACAGCCGCCAAAAGCATTTCTTTACCTACTCCTTTTCCGTTGTAGGCTTCTTCCACCTCCGTGTGGTCAATAATAAATCTTTCTTCTCCTGCCCAGGTGTAGGTCATCATTCCTGCGCGTCTTCCATCTATGAAAGCTTCAAAACTTCCGTGTTTTTCGTCGTTGTTTTGTTTTACTTCGATCATGTTTTATGAGAATTTAGTTAATATTTCGATATCGTTGGTTAGTATTTTATGTACAGGGCAGGCATCAGCAATTGTGTGAAGTCTTTTCATCTGTTCAGGATCTAAAATCCCATCGAAACTGATATCCCTTTTGAAGACTGCCCTTTTGGTTAAAGGGAAGTTCTCTAGTTCCACTTCAACGTTGATATTTTCCACATCCCATTCCTTTCTTTCAATATACATTCTTAGAGTTGCTGCTGTACAGCTTGCTAAAGAGGTTGCCAGAATTTCTAAGGGATTGAATCCTTTGTTCTGCCCACCTTTATCTATAGGTTCATCGGTAATGATCGTATTTTCTCCCGCTTTTACCTCCGTATAATATTTTGTTTTTCCTAAACTTGCTTTTACCGTTACCGCCATTATTTTTCAGTATTGAATTTATAACTTAATGCTCCTGACGGGCATTGATCTATCTGTTTTTTGAGTTCTTCAGGGGTTGCATTTTCTGCTTTTATCCAGGGTCTGTCTTTCGGATTGTAGACTTTGGGAAGCATTTTTACACATACAGCCGAGTGGATACACTTTTGGGGCTGCCAGATGACAGTAATGTCGCCGTTGGGATATTCGTGTGTTTCCATATTAATTGTCTTTTAATGATTTTTCGATTCTTCTGTCCGGAATCAGCCATATAAGAGCCACAATGTAATAAAAACCTATGGCAATATAAGGATAAAAAAATGAAGTAGCGATTCCCAGGATATAAAATATGATGGATATATTTTCTTTATATTTTGTATGAATGGCTTCCTTCAGCTTCGAAGTTTCACCTTCATACTTAATGATAAGATTCTCCAGAATAGTATAGGCAATGGCACACATCACCAAGCCCACTCCATAAGTTGCTACAGGGTTTTCTGCAAAACCTGTGGTGCCGATCCATTCTGTGGCAATAGGCATCAGAGACAGCCAGAATAATAAATGAAGGTTGGCCCAAAGGATACTTCCGTTTACCTTTTTTACTGCCTGGAACAGGTGATGATGGTTGTTCCAGTAAATTCCTACATAGATAAAACTGAAAATATAAGCTAAAAACTTAGGAAGAAGAGGTTTGAGACTCGCCCAGCTGCTTCCTTCAGGTACTTTCAGCTCAAGAACCATGATGGTGATGATGATGGCCAGAACCCCATCACTGAATGCTTCCAGTCTTCCCTTAGTCATTGTTTTTAATGATGTTTTTAAAGTTCTCAATTTTTGTTTTCAGTTCACTGAGCATATCAGGATTAATCACTCCGCTTTCAAGATCAAAGTTCTCATAGAATTTGGGTAGAGAAAAAGTATCCTTGATATCTGCTGCAAACTGAGGGAAGAATGTTTTGGCTGTATTCATCACATTCCCGCCTCCATAGCCTCCGGGAGAAGTACTCATCAGAAGCATCGGTTTGTTTTGAAATACCTTCACATTGATCCTTGATGCCCAGTCAAAAACATTTTTAAAAGCAGCGCTGTAAGATCTGTTATGCTCTGCAAGAGAACAGATGATAACATCACATTCTTCAATGGCCTTTAAAAAATGATGGGCTTCATCCGGAAATCCTTTCTTTTCAAGATCTACCGAAAAAACAGGCATGGTGAAATTATTCAGATCAATGAAGTTAATTTCTTCTTCCTGGAAGTCTTTTAGAACAAATCTTACCAGCTCCCTGTTAATGGATGTAGAGGAGCTGCTCCCTGCAAATGCTAATATTTTCATGGTTTTCTTTCCGGTGTAATTATTTTCTGTTTAAAATAGCCTTTGGCAGCGGAACATATTCTTCTTCATCACCCGGAACTAATGGAAATGCATCATGATTTTGATCATTCCAGTTCACTTTAGCCTGATCGATCATTTCTTTGTCAGAATTCACAAAGTTCCAGAAGATAAAACGTTCTTCATCAAAAGGTTCGCCACCGAAAAGATAAACCGTACCGTTTTCGCTCATATCAAACTCACAAAGCTTGGTATCTTTGGCAATCATCAGTTGTTTTGAACCATAAGAATTGCCGTCGGTGGTTACCGTTCCATCCAGCACATACATAGCTGCTTCACCATAAAGGTCTTTTCCGATGCTGATTTTCTTAGCCTCTTTGGTT
Coding sequences:
- a CDS encoding TMEM175 family protein, whose translation is MTKGRLEAFSDGVLAIIITIMVLELKVPEGSSWASLKPLLPKFLAYIFSFIYVGIYWNNHHHLFQAVKKVNGSILWANLHLLFWLSLMPIATEWIGTTGFAENPVATYGVGLVMCAIAYTILENLIIKYEGETSKLKEAIHTKYKENISIIFYILGIATSFFYPYIAIGFYYIVALIWLIPDRRIEKSLKDN
- a CDS encoding GNAT family N-acetyltransferase, whose amino-acid sequence is MIEVKQNNDEKHGSFEAFIDGRRAGMMTYTWAGEERFIIDHTEVEEAYNGKGVGKEMLLAAVDFARKNGKKIIPLCPFAKASFQKSEELQDVLVN
- a CDS encoding SGNH/GDSL hydrolase family protein encodes the protein MKLFVFLSYCLFAGMFVNAQSAVDFANLTKYKDDNASILSSKKKVDVVFMGNSITEGWVKTHPEFFSENNYTGRGISGQTTSQMLLRFQSDVIALKPKLLVINAGTNDIAQNTGIYDPDFTFNNIKAMADIAQNNGIKVIIASVLPAAAFPWRKEITEVSQKVDALNNRLKQYAGSNKFIFVDYNTAMRDAKGGMREGLSKDGIHPVPAGYAIMEPMIKNAINKTLGKK
- a CDS encoding sodium:solute symporter — protein: MNPGTVLLLFVFIYFIGLLVISYFTSRNSDNQSFFIGNKKSKWWLVAFGMIGTSLSGVTFISVPGTVGKMTGSEYIYGGFEYYMMVIGFFIGYFIVAAILLPLYYKMNLTSIYTYLGKRFNVEAHKIGSIFFIISRAIGATARLYLVVNVLQIFLLEGLGVPFWVTSMVLLLMVLLYTFEGGVKTIVITDTLQTSFMIISLVACIVYILSNLNMSFGEAYTILEQKNYTHFINFDPNSKTFFLKTILGGIFITIAMTGLDQEMMQKNISVDNLKNSKKNMLTFAGTLLLVNLAFLFLGGLLYLFALQHGAEYGTTGTDPVSNIFGFKDASGNITNIMGDDLFPALSLNGHFPMMISVIFIIGLISALFPSADGALTAVTSSYCVDLLNLNEDKTKTEKEKKNLRMKVHLTFTVMFFILIMVFKALNDKSIVYLIMEIAGYTYGPLLGLFAFGIFTKFKISKKYSILTVTILAPIITYLINSAVTSYTDYRIGVELIVLNGLLTFIGLWLVKDKQYLKIV
- a CDS encoding NADPH-dependent FMN reductase, with amino-acid sequence MKILAFAGSSSSTSINRELVRFVLKDFQEEEINFIDLNNFTMPVFSVDLEKKGFPDEAHHFLKAIEECDVIICSLAEHNRSYSAAFKNVFDWASRINVKVFQNKPMLLMSTSPGGYGGGNVMNTAKTFFPQFAADIKDTFSLPKFYENFDLESGVINPDMLSELKTKIENFKNIIKNND
- a CDS encoding (4Fe-4S)-binding protein → METHEYPNGDITVIWQPQKCIHSAVCVKMLPKVYNPKDRPWIKAENATPEELKKQIDQCPSGALSYKFNTEK
- a CDS encoding OsmC family protein encodes the protein MAVTVKASLGKTKYYTEVKAGENTIITDEPIDKGGQNKGFNPLEILATSLASCTAATLRMYIERKEWDVENINVEVELENFPLTKRAVFKRDISFDGILDPEQMKRLHTIADACPVHKILTNDIEILTKFS